A single window of Achromobacter xylosoxidans DNA harbors:
- a CDS encoding uroporphyrinogen-III C-methyltransferase, which translates to MTDKTPATDPAVHPAAPGASAPASAPADSVKARPAKRGSGPLVTALIIVILLAVGLGYALWQQRTQFVAAGREVASRLDTLTADVAQARKDTREALALAQAQAGRLGDLEESVRETQSQYNALQQAWQNFNDSASDELLANDVERLLTIGSQQLRLAGNVSNAIVALETAQSRLARADRPRFSSLQQAINGDLDRLRAVSTVDIPAQSARIERLTALIGKAPLLVPDAAAPGIAAAGDARPAAPAPAVADPQAGLPADAPWWQRWRAEVASWPGRAGSALAHELGGLITIQRVDEPAALLLSPEQADQVRGTLRQRLLTVQLAMLMRQPAVWKSELDNVGTTLAKYFDNRSPDTVAAQNLARELAQTDIAVRMPDVSDSLNAVAALRAAGFKTTDQD; encoded by the coding sequence ATGACAGACAAGACTCCCGCTACCGATCCGGCCGTTCACCCGGCCGCCCCGGGCGCCAGCGCGCCCGCATCGGCCCCGGCCGATTCCGTCAAGGCCCGTCCGGCCAAGCGCGGCAGTGGCCCCCTGGTCACCGCCCTCATCATCGTCATCCTGCTGGCCGTCGGCCTGGGCTACGCGCTGTGGCAACAGCGTACCCAGTTCGTCGCCGCCGGCCGCGAGGTCGCCTCGCGGCTCGATACGCTGACCGCCGACGTGGCGCAGGCGCGCAAGGACACGCGCGAAGCGCTGGCGCTGGCGCAAGCCCAGGCCGGTCGCCTGGGCGACCTCGAAGAAAGCGTGCGCGAGACCCAGAGCCAGTACAACGCCCTGCAACAGGCCTGGCAGAACTTCAACGACAGCGCCAGTGACGAACTGCTGGCCAACGACGTCGAGCGCCTGCTGACCATCGGCAGCCAGCAGTTGCGCCTGGCCGGCAACGTCTCCAACGCCATCGTCGCGCTGGAAACTGCGCAGTCGCGGCTGGCCCGCGCCGACCGTCCGCGCTTTTCCAGCCTGCAGCAAGCCATCAATGGCGACCTGGACCGCCTGCGCGCCGTGTCCACCGTGGACATCCCCGCCCAATCGGCGCGCATCGAGCGCCTGACTGCTTTGATCGGCAAGGCACCGCTGCTGGTGCCGGACGCCGCCGCGCCCGGCATCGCCGCCGCCGGCGACGCCCGTCCCGCGGCCCCGGCTCCGGCCGTGGCCGACCCGCAGGCCGGCTTGCCGGCCGATGCGCCCTGGTGGCAACGCTGGCGCGCCGAAGTGGCGTCCTGGCCTGGCCGTGCCGGTTCGGCGCTGGCGCATGAACTGGGCGGCCTGATCACCATCCAGCGCGTGGACGAACCCGCGGCGCTGCTGTTGTCGCCGGAACAGGCCGACCAGGTGCGCGGCACGCTGCGCCAGCGTCTGCTGACCGTGCAACTGGCCATGTTGATGCGCCAGCCCGCGGTCTGGAAGAGCGAACTCGACAACGTCGGCACCACGCTGGCCAAGTACTTCGACAACCGCTCACCGGACACGGTCGCGGCCCAGAACCTGGCCCGCGAACTGGCGCAGACGGACATCGCCGTGCGCATGCCGGACGTCTCCGACAGCCTGAACGCCGTGGCCGCCCTGCGCGCCGCCGGCTTCAAGACCACCGACCAGGACTAG
- a CDS encoding heme biosynthesis HemY N-terminal domain-containing protein has product MRTWFWTLLLAVIAVALAVVLRSHSGNVLLLVWPWRISMSLTLAVLLIVAAFVVLYVGLRLLAWLLAIPDRVRAWRGKRAQARDHELLERGWIGLLEGRYSHAEKDLTRLLDQTKVQTRRVLAALSAARAAHGLGEFDRRDRLLAVAQEHAGAEPGLVEATATVSADMLLDQGRAERALAVLAPLADGGARHLHTMRLLLRAHTALHHDEQVFTLARGLLRRNALARSEGDQLIDAAGAARLRAGAANDAWRAIWKDLKAEERLLPEIALAGASAFEAAGEANEAAKVLEAAIAVKFNPALVAAYARCDAGQVSRRLAKAETWLQQRPTDPDLLTALGMLCLNGQLWGQAERYLLRSLSRRSDAQTHALLGSLYDRLDRPADAVRHWRLATAASMALPVLAADSALPAADTGSDPYHVDAEGGYAVGLSDGDAEIGGDYPALPPAVAASASDYVLDPDARASKEQQARALAPEDAPVVGGSTSDIDEYFDSAPIPAAAFDNPVPTYTPATPAAPKPAAPPAVPVPTTKPPFKDDGSL; this is encoded by the coding sequence ATGCGTACCTGGTTCTGGACCCTGCTGCTTGCCGTCATCGCCGTCGCCCTGGCGGTTGTGCTGCGTTCCCATTCCGGCAATGTGCTGCTGCTGGTGTGGCCGTGGCGCATCTCCATGTCGCTGACGCTGGCCGTGCTGCTGATCGTGGCGGCCTTCGTGGTGCTGTACGTGGGCCTGCGCCTGCTGGCCTGGCTGCTGGCGATTCCCGATCGCGTCCGCGCCTGGCGCGGCAAGCGCGCGCAGGCGCGTGATCACGAATTGCTCGAACGCGGCTGGATCGGCCTGCTGGAAGGCCGCTATTCCCATGCCGAGAAAGACCTGACCCGCCTGCTCGACCAGACCAAGGTGCAGACCCGCCGTGTGCTGGCCGCCTTGTCCGCCGCGCGCGCGGCGCATGGCCTGGGTGAATTCGACCGCCGTGACCGCCTGCTGGCCGTGGCCCAGGAACATGCCGGCGCCGAGCCGGGCCTGGTGGAGGCCACCGCCACGGTGTCGGCCGACATGCTGCTCGACCAGGGCCGCGCCGAACGCGCGCTGGCAGTACTGGCGCCGCTGGCCGACGGCGGCGCCCGTCATCTGCACACCATGCGCCTGCTCCTGCGCGCCCACACGGCCCTGCATCATGACGAGCAGGTCTTCACGCTGGCGCGCGGCCTGCTGCGCCGCAATGCGCTGGCGCGCAGCGAAGGCGACCAACTGATCGACGCGGCCGGCGCTGCTCGCCTGCGCGCGGGTGCTGCCAATGACGCCTGGCGCGCCATCTGGAAAGACCTGAAGGCCGAAGAGCGCCTGCTGCCGGAAATCGCGCTGGCCGGCGCCTCCGCCTTCGAGGCGGCGGGCGAGGCCAACGAGGCCGCCAAGGTGCTGGAAGCCGCCATCGCCGTGAAATTCAATCCCGCCCTGGTGGCTGCCTACGCCCGTTGTGATGCCGGGCAGGTCTCGCGTCGCCTGGCCAAGGCCGAGACCTGGCTGCAGCAGCGTCCCACCGATCCCGATCTGCTGACCGCGCTGGGCATGCTGTGCCTGAACGGCCAGCTGTGGGGCCAGGCCGAGCGCTACCTGCTGCGCAGCCTGTCGCGCCGCAGCGACGCGCAGACGCACGCGCTGCTGGGCAGCCTGTACGACCGCCTCGATCGGCCGGCTGACGCGGTGCGTCACTGGCGCCTGGCGACAGCCGCCAGCATGGCGCTGCCGGTGCTGGCCGCGGACTCGGCGCTGCCGGCCGCGGATACCGGATCGGATCCCTATCACGTGGACGCCGAGGGCGGCTACGCGGTGGGGCTGTCGGATGGCGACGCCGAGATCGGCGGCGACTATCCCGCGTTGCCGCCCGCCGTGGCGGCATCGGCGTCCGACTACGTGCTGGATCCGGATGCCCGCGCCAGCAAGGAGCAGCAGGCCCGCGCCCTGGCGCCCGAAGACGCGCCGGTCGTCGGCGGCAGCACCTCCGACATCGACGAGTATTTCGACAGCGCGCCGATTCCCGCGGCGGCTTTCGACAATCCCGTGCCGACCTATACGCCGGCCACGCCGGCCGCCCCCAAGCCGGCCGCGCCGCCCGCCGTGCCGGTGCCGACCACCAAGCCGCCGTTCAAGGACGACGGTTCGCTTTGA
- the ppa gene encoding inorganic diphosphatase codes for MSYDRVPPGKKLPEDFNVIIEIPMNADPVKYEVDKESGAIFVDRFMLTAMHYPCNYGYIPQTLSEDGDPADVLVLTPFPIQIGAVVRCRAIGVLEMDDESGGDAKLLAVPIEKLYPPYRNIKSYEDLPAEDTARIQHFFEHYKDLEKGKWVKVKGWKGVDAAHEEITKSAERYNKA; via the coding sequence ATGAGTTATGACCGCGTGCCCCCCGGCAAGAAGCTGCCGGAAGACTTCAACGTCATCATCGAAATCCCCATGAACGCCGACCCGGTGAAGTACGAGGTCGACAAGGAATCGGGCGCGATCTTCGTCGACCGCTTCATGCTGACGGCCATGCACTACCCGTGCAACTATGGCTACATCCCGCAGACCCTGTCGGAAGATGGCGACCCCGCCGACGTGCTGGTGCTGACCCCGTTCCCGATCCAGATCGGCGCCGTGGTGCGCTGCCGCGCCATCGGCGTGCTGGAAATGGACGATGAGTCCGGCGGCGACGCCAAGCTGCTGGCCGTGCCGATCGAAAAGCTGTACCCCCCGTACCGCAACATCAAGTCCTACGAGGACCTGCCGGCCGAAGACACCGCCCGTATCCAGCATTTCTTCGAGCACTACAAGGACCTGGAAAAGGGCAAGTGGGTCAAGGTCAAGGGCTGGAAGGGCGTCGACGCCGCCCACGAGGAAATCACCAAGAGCGCCGAGCGCTACAACAAGGCCTGA
- a CDS encoding IclR family transcriptional regulator: MSTPDRMLSILDLFRDDTTAAFQEDVMAHLECSRATAYRYLKSLTESGLLAPTAGGAYVLGSRIIELDRHLRRHDPLMRAARDVMRAAGDELNANLMLCSYYGDKVMCVDRYWTDHSIESSYARGRPFPMFRGATAKPILANLPPYQLRNLMLWHAAEIREAGLGEDWDAFRANLKQLRAAGVCVSHGEVDPGLMGIGSAIFTPDQKVVGSLVFIAAEARTPAKRLALLQERIQAAAAQVTQNLQGLQDNGAAAIGIMPSRPRRLKTPAGATPARRGKA, from the coding sequence ATGAGCACTCCCGATCGCATGTTGTCCATCCTCGACCTCTTCCGCGACGACACCACCGCCGCCTTCCAGGAGGACGTCATGGCGCATCTGGAGTGCTCGCGCGCCACCGCCTACCGCTATCTCAAGTCGCTGACCGAAAGCGGGCTGCTGGCGCCCACCGCGGGCGGCGCCTACGTGCTCGGCTCGCGCATCATCGAGCTGGACCGGCACCTGCGCCGGCACGATCCGCTGATGCGCGCGGCCCGCGACGTCATGCGCGCCGCCGGCGACGAACTCAACGCCAACCTGATGCTGTGCAGCTATTACGGCGACAAGGTCATGTGCGTGGACCGCTACTGGACCGACCATTCGATCGAATCCAGCTACGCCCGCGGCCGCCCCTTCCCGATGTTCCGCGGCGCCACCGCCAAGCCCATCCTGGCCAATCTGCCGCCCTACCAGCTGCGCAACCTGATGCTGTGGCATGCCGCCGAGATCCGCGAAGCCGGGCTGGGCGAGGACTGGGATGCGTTCCGCGCCAACCTCAAGCAATTGCGCGCGGCCGGCGTGTGCGTGTCGCACGGCGAGGTCGACCCGGGGTTGATGGGGATCGGTTCGGCCATCTTCACGCCGGACCAGAAGGTGGTGGGCAGCCTGGTGTTCATCGCCGCCGAGGCGCGCACCCCGGCCAAGCGGCTGGCGCTGCTGCAGGAACGCATCCAGGCCGCGGCGGCGCAGGTGACGCAGAATCTGCAGGGCCTGCAAGACAACGGCGCGGCGGCGATCGGCATCATGCCGTCGCGGCCGCGCCGCCTGAAGACGCCCGCCGGTGCGACACCGGCGCGGCGTGGCAAGGCCTGA
- a CDS encoding SDR family NAD(P)-dependent oxidoreductase yields MSGGPLGLLAGKRAVVTGGANPRGIGAAIVAQFLAQGASVAVLDRDYPAGADAALAGGRVNLHCDVSSGASCEQAVARAAQALGGIDVLVNNAGIVAATRIWDLPEDEFRRMLDVNLTGTYNVTRAALPHLFESGRGPAIVNLGSTAALRGGGLLGGSHYAASKGGVISFTKALARELGPRRVRANCVAPGIIETDMTLGKFGENWEQELKQGIPLQRFGSPAEVAQAILFLASDLSSYSTGIVVDVNGGFHIH; encoded by the coding sequence ATGAGCGGCGGCCCACTCGGACTGCTGGCCGGCAAGCGCGCCGTGGTCACGGGGGGCGCCAACCCCCGTGGCATCGGCGCGGCCATCGTCGCGCAGTTCCTGGCGCAGGGGGCCAGCGTGGCGGTGCTGGACCGCGACTACCCGGCCGGCGCCGACGCCGCGCTGGCCGGCGGCCGCGTCAACCTGCACTGCGACGTGTCGAGCGGCGCCTCCTGCGAGCAGGCCGTGGCGCGGGCGGCGCAGGCGCTGGGCGGCATCGACGTGCTGGTGAACAACGCCGGCATCGTCGCCGCGACCCGCATCTGGGACCTGCCCGAGGACGAGTTCCGCCGCATGCTCGACGTCAACCTGACCGGCACCTACAACGTCACCCGCGCCGCCCTGCCCCATCTGTTCGAGAGCGGACGCGGTCCCGCCATCGTCAACCTGGGCTCGACCGCCGCATTGCGCGGCGGCGGGCTGCTGGGCGGTTCGCACTATGCCGCGTCCAAGGGCGGCGTGATCAGTTTCACCAAGGCGCTGGCGCGCGAACTGGGGCCTCGCAGGGTGCGCGCCAACTGTGTGGCGCCGGGCATCATCGAGACCGACATGACGCTCGGCAAATTCGGCGAAAATTGGGAACAAGAACTCAAACAGGGCATTCCGCTGCAACGCTTCGGCTCTCCGGCCGAAGTGGCGCAGGCCATTCTGTTCCTGGCCTCGGACCTGTCCTCCTACTCAACCGGCATCGTGGTCGACGTCAACGGCGGCTTCCACATTCACTAG
- a CDS encoding ABC transporter substrate-binding protein, producing the protein MKTRFKHCLAACALGAVSLSAQAQVSDDVVKIGVLGDQSGMMADLSGKFGVEAVKMAVEDFGGTVLGKPIEVVSADHQNKVDIGVSIARRWYENEKVDLILDVPNSAIALAVQDLTRQMKRVVIFTSAGSADLTGKACSPNGMHWTYDTYAYATGVASGVMEDGGKSWYFITSDYAFGHSLERDAMAVVKAKGGQVVGSVRHPIASADFSSFLLQAQASKAQVIGLANGSGDTINSIKQAFEFGIMGSKQRVAALFMSIVDVRSVGLEYAQGLNLVEPFYWDQDDKARQWSERYFKRTGRMPSMVQASNYSAAMHYLNAIQAAGTDGSEAVIKKMHETPINDFMTENGRVREDGRVMRDLYLFQVKKPSESKRDWDYYKLVRKIPAEQAFRPLNQGGCALVKQ; encoded by the coding sequence ATGAAGACCCGTTTCAAGCATTGCCTGGCCGCCTGCGCGCTGGGCGCCGTTTCACTGTCGGCCCAGGCACAGGTGTCCGACGACGTCGTCAAGATCGGCGTGCTGGGCGACCAGTCTGGCATGATGGCCGACCTGTCCGGCAAGTTCGGCGTCGAGGCCGTGAAGATGGCCGTCGAGGATTTCGGCGGCACGGTGCTGGGCAAACCCATCGAGGTGGTGTCCGCCGACCACCAGAACAAGGTGGACATCGGCGTCTCGATCGCGCGGCGCTGGTACGAGAACGAAAAGGTCGACCTGATCCTGGACGTGCCCAACTCCGCCATCGCCCTGGCGGTGCAGGACCTGACCCGCCAGATGAAGCGCGTGGTGATCTTCACCAGCGCCGGCTCGGCCGACCTGACCGGCAAGGCGTGCTCGCCCAACGGCATGCACTGGACCTACGACACCTACGCCTACGCCACCGGCGTGGCCAGCGGCGTCATGGAGGACGGCGGCAAGAGCTGGTACTTCATCACCTCCGACTATGCCTTCGGCCATTCGCTCGAACGCGACGCCATGGCGGTGGTCAAGGCCAAAGGCGGCCAGGTCGTGGGCAGCGTGCGCCACCCCATCGCCAGCGCCGATTTCTCGTCATTCCTGCTGCAGGCGCAGGCCTCCAAGGCCCAGGTGATCGGCCTGGCCAACGGCAGCGGCGACACCATCAACAGCATCAAGCAGGCCTTCGAGTTCGGCATCATGGGCAGCAAGCAGCGCGTGGCCGCGCTCTTCATGAGCATCGTCGACGTGCGCAGCGTCGGGCTGGAATACGCGCAGGGGCTGAACCTGGTCGAGCCGTTCTACTGGGACCAGGACGACAAGGCGCGGCAATGGTCCGAACGCTACTTCAAGCGCACCGGGCGCATGCCCTCGATGGTGCAGGCCAGCAACTACAGCGCCGCCATGCACTATCTGAACGCCATCCAGGCGGCCGGCACCGACGGCTCCGAGGCGGTGATCAAGAAGATGCATGAAACGCCCATCAACGACTTCATGACCGAAAACGGCCGCGTTCGCGAGGATGGCCGCGTGATGCGCGACCTGTACCTGTTCCAGGTGAAGAAGCCGTCGGAATCCAAGCGCGACTGGGACTACTACAAGCTGGTGCGCAAGATCCCCGCCGAACAGGCGTTCCGTCCGCTGAACCAGGGCGGCTGCGCGCTGGTGAAGCAATGA
- a CDS encoding cupin domain-containing protein, with the protein MALETPGCPAANALPPLASRFLKVDELPWKPTQVAGIDMKVLMQDKESGLLTALFRWQPGTELPLHEHVEVEQTYVLEGSIVDAEGEVRAGDYVWRPRGNRHVARAPHGALVLSFFLKPNLFIDAYAGQTLE; encoded by the coding sequence ATGGCCCTCGAAACCCCTGGCTGCCCTGCGGCCAACGCGCTGCCGCCGCTGGCATCGCGCTTTTTGAAAGTGGATGAATTGCCCTGGAAACCCACGCAAGTGGCAGGCATCGACATGAAGGTACTGATGCAGGACAAGGAGTCCGGCCTGCTGACCGCCCTGTTCCGCTGGCAGCCGGGCACCGAGCTGCCGCTGCACGAGCACGTCGAGGTCGAGCAGACCTACGTGCTGGAAGGCTCGATCGTCGATGCCGAAGGCGAAGTGCGCGCCGGCGACTACGTCTGGCGCCCGCGCGGCAACCGCCACGTGGCGCGGGCGCCGCACGGCGCGCTGGTGCTGAGCTTCTTCCTGAAACCCAATCTGTTCATCGACGCCTACGCCGGCCAGACGCTGGAATAG
- a CDS encoding SDR family NAD(P)-dependent oxidoreductase has product MNQDYLGQAFGLAGRTALVTGAARGLGYAIAAGLGRAGARVIINDLSQAACDGACERLAAAGITARSAVFDVADGAAVAAAVAQLEADGVAIDVLVSNAGNQNRKPVVEMTPAEWQALQNVHVNGAFHCARAVLPAMTARGFGRIVLMSSVAGQATMPNIAAYATAKGAIAAFTRALAVEYGGQGVTCNALAPGFVRTDFTQGLQDNPQFQAFLSTAVPAGRWATPEDIAPAVVYLASPGAAFVNGHVLAIDGGLLARM; this is encoded by the coding sequence TTGAATCAGGACTATCTGGGCCAGGCCTTCGGGCTGGCCGGGCGCACCGCGCTGGTGACGGGGGCCGCGCGCGGACTGGGCTATGCGATTGCCGCCGGCCTGGGCCGGGCGGGGGCGCGCGTGATCATCAACGATCTGTCGCAGGCCGCCTGCGATGGCGCCTGCGAACGATTGGCCGCGGCCGGCATCACGGCGCGTAGCGCGGTGTTCGACGTGGCCGACGGCGCCGCCGTGGCGGCGGCCGTCGCGCAGCTGGAAGCCGATGGCGTGGCCATCGACGTGCTGGTCAGCAATGCCGGCAACCAGAACCGCAAACCGGTGGTCGAGATGACTCCGGCCGAGTGGCAGGCGCTGCAGAACGTCCACGTCAACGGCGCCTTCCATTGCGCCCGCGCGGTGCTGCCCGCCATGACGGCGCGCGGCTTCGGCCGCATCGTGCTGATGTCGTCGGTCGCGGGCCAGGCGACCATGCCCAACATCGCGGCCTACGCCACCGCCAAGGGCGCGATCGCGGCGTTCACCCGCGCGCTGGCGGTCGAGTATGGCGGCCAGGGCGTCACCTGCAATGCGCTGGCGCCGGGTTTCGTGCGCACCGACTTCACCCAGGGGCTGCAGGACAATCCGCAGTTCCAGGCGTTCCTGTCGACCGCGGTGCCGGCGGGACGCTGGGCCACGCCCGAAGACATCGCGCCGGCGGTGGTGTACCTGGCCTCGCCGGGCGCCGCGTTCGTCAACGGCCACGTGCTGGCCATCGACGGCGGCCTGCTGGCCCGCATGTAG
- a CDS encoding ABC transporter ATP-binding protein, with protein MSTQAVLSAQGLVKRFGGFNAVDGVSLALREGSIHALIGPNGAGKTTCFNLLTKFLTPDQGTIHYRGRDITALAPEQIARLGIVRSFQISAVFLGLTVLQNMRVALMRQHGDGMRFWRSRRSVDRLNDQGLALLEAVGLAGLADTTAALLPYGRKRALEIAMTLALEPEVMLLDEPMAGLGQEDVARIAALIRRVSANRSILMVEHNLSVVADLSDSITVLARGAVLAQGDYATVSRDERVITAYMGADEGDD; from the coding sequence ATGAGCACCCAAGCGGTTCTGTCCGCCCAGGGGTTGGTCAAGCGGTTCGGCGGCTTCAATGCCGTCGACGGCGTGTCCCTGGCCCTGCGGGAAGGTTCCATCCATGCCTTGATCGGCCCCAATGGCGCCGGCAAGACCACCTGCTTCAATCTGCTGACCAAGTTCCTGACGCCCGACCAGGGCACGATCCACTACCGCGGCCGCGACATCACCGCGCTGGCGCCGGAGCAGATCGCGCGCCTGGGCATCGTGCGCTCGTTCCAGATCTCGGCGGTGTTCCTGGGGCTGACCGTGCTGCAGAACATGCGCGTGGCGCTGATGCGCCAGCATGGCGACGGCATGCGGTTCTGGCGCAGCCGCCGCAGCGTCGATCGGCTCAACGACCAGGGCCTGGCCCTGCTGGAGGCCGTCGGCCTGGCGGGCCTGGCCGACACCACGGCGGCGCTGCTGCCCTACGGCCGCAAGCGCGCGCTGGAAATCGCCATGACGCTGGCCCTGGAACCCGAAGTGATGCTGCTGGACGAGCCGATGGCCGGCCTGGGCCAGGAAGACGTGGCCCGTATCGCGGCGCTGATCCGCCGGGTCTCGGCCAATCGCAGCATCCTGATGGTGGAGCACAACCTGTCGGTGGTGGCGGACCTGTCCGATTCCATCACGGTGCTGGCGCGCGGCGCGGTGCTGGCGCAGGGCGACTACGCCACGGTGTCGCGCGACGAGCGCGTCATTACCGCCTACATGGGCGCCGACGAGGGAGACGACTGA
- a CDS encoding ABC transporter ATP-binding protein: MLSIKDLNAWYGESHVLHGVDIEVRRGELVTILGRNGAGKTTTLRAVMGILDKRRGSILLNGQETVGMAPHRIPRLGVVYCPEERAVFRSLDVTENLMLPPRLADGGMSLDEIYALFPNLRERSGSSGGNLSGGEQQMLAIARILRTGAQLILLDEPTEGLAPVIVQQIGQAIRTLKERGFTIVLVEQNFRFATKVADRHYVMEHGRVVDQLSAQEARNDPGRIARRLGV, translated from the coding sequence ATGCTGTCGATCAAGGACCTCAACGCCTGGTATGGCGAATCGCATGTGCTGCACGGCGTCGACATCGAGGTGCGGCGCGGCGAGCTGGTCACGATCCTGGGCCGCAATGGCGCCGGCAAGACCACCACGCTGCGCGCCGTCATGGGCATCCTGGACAAGCGCCGCGGCTCGATCCTCTTGAATGGCCAGGAAACCGTGGGCATGGCGCCGCACCGCATCCCGCGCCTGGGCGTGGTGTATTGCCCGGAGGAACGCGCGGTGTTCCGCAGCCTGGACGTGACCGAGAACCTGATGCTGCCGCCGCGCCTGGCCGACGGCGGCATGTCGCTGGACGAGATCTACGCCCTGTTTCCCAACCTGCGCGAACGCAGCGGCAGCTCCGGCGGCAACCTGTCCGGCGGCGAGCAGCAGATGCTGGCCATCGCCCGAATCCTGCGCACCGGCGCCCAGCTGATCCTGCTGGACGAGCCCACCGAAGGATTGGCGCCGGTGATCGTGCAGCAGATCGGGCAGGCCATCCGCACGCTCAAGGAGCGCGGCTTCACCATCGTGCTGGTCGAGCAGAATTTCCGCTTCGCCACCAAGGTGGCCGACCGCCACTACGTGATGGAGCATGGCCGCGTGGTCGACCAGTTGTCGGCGCAAGAGGCGCGCAACGATCCCGGGCGGATCGCGCGCCGCCTGGGTGTCTGA
- a CDS encoding ABC transporter permease: MFEIFGVPSTALFGQLLLGLINGSFYALLSIGLAVIFGLLNIINFAHGAQYTAGAFLAWMLLNYLGVNYWAALVLVPLIMAAFAIVVERVLISRTYRMDHLYGLLLTFGLALLIEGGLRQAYGVSGLPYTIPKALTGGVNLGFMFLPWYRGWAVVVSLVLCLAVWVLIEKTRVGAMLRAATENPTVVRSFGINVPLLITLTYALGVALASVAGVIAAPIYQVSPMMGSNLVVVVFAVVVIGGMGSIMGAIVSGFGLGIIEGLTKVFYPEAANLAIFIIMVLVLLCKPAGLFGKPLQVQNVLAAEATREPVQLGRRAMRWCMAGLAVVALAAPWFVYPTFLMKVLCFALFAAAFNLLVGYVGLLSFGHAAFFGAAAYATGIVMKLLSATPELGLLAGVLTGGLLGLVFGAIAIRRQGIYFAMITLALSQLVYFIAVQAGFTGGEDGLQSVPRGKLFGLFDLDSVMPMYYFTLAVFALGYAFVLRVLNSPFGEVIRSVRDNEQRARSLGYSTSRYKLLAFTLSAAVAGLAGGLKVLVFGVASLTDVHWHANGEVVLMALLGGIGTVFGPLAGAFTFVSLQNYLAPLGSWVLIVQGAIFILCVLLFRDGIMGLVSRAWLAVARSKKES; the protein is encoded by the coding sequence GTGTTCGAAATTTTCGGCGTGCCGTCCACGGCACTGTTCGGCCAGCTCCTGCTCGGCCTGATCAACGGTTCGTTCTACGCCTTGCTCTCGATCGGGCTGGCGGTGATCTTCGGTCTGTTGAACATCATCAACTTCGCCCATGGCGCGCAGTACACGGCGGGTGCGTTCCTGGCCTGGATGCTGCTGAACTACCTGGGGGTGAACTACTGGGCCGCGCTGGTGCTGGTGCCGCTCATCATGGCGGCGTTCGCCATCGTGGTCGAGCGCGTGCTGATCTCGCGCACCTACCGCATGGACCATCTGTACGGGCTGCTGCTGACCTTCGGTTTGGCCTTGCTGATCGAGGGCGGGCTGCGCCAGGCCTATGGGGTGTCGGGGCTGCCCTACACCATCCCCAAGGCGCTGACCGGCGGGGTCAACCTGGGTTTCATGTTCCTGCCCTGGTATCGCGGCTGGGCGGTGGTGGTGTCGCTGGTGCTGTGCCTGGCGGTATGGGTGCTGATCGAGAAGACCCGGGTCGGCGCCATGCTGCGCGCGGCCACCGAGAACCCGACCGTCGTGCGCTCGTTCGGCATCAACGTGCCGCTGCTGATCACGCTGACCTACGCGCTGGGCGTGGCGCTGGCCTCGGTGGCGGGCGTGATCGCCGCGCCCATCTACCAGGTCAGCCCGATGATGGGCTCGAACCTGGTGGTGGTGGTGTTCGCCGTGGTCGTGATCGGCGGCATGGGCTCCATCATGGGCGCCATCGTCAGCGGCTTCGGGCTGGGCATCATCGAGGGGCTGACCAAGGTGTTCTACCCGGAGGCCGCCAACCTGGCGATCTTCATCATCATGGTGCTGGTGCTGCTGTGCAAGCCGGCCGGCCTGTTCGGCAAGCCGTTGCAGGTGCAGAACGTGCTGGCGGCCGAAGCCACGCGCGAGCCGGTGCAGCTGGGCCGCCGCGCCATGCGCTGGTGCATGGCAGGCCTGGCCGTGGTGGCGCTGGCCGCGCCCTGGTTCGTCTATCCCACCTTCCTGATGAAGGTGCTGTGCTTCGCGCTGTTCGCCGCCGCCTTCAACCTGCTGGTGGGCTATGTCGGCCTGCTGTCGTTCGGCCATGCGGCCTTCTTTGGCGCGGCGGCCTACGCCACCGGCATCGTCATGAAGCTGCTGAGCGCGACGCCGGAACTGGGCCTGCTGGCCGGCGTGCTGACCGGCGGCCTGCTGGGGCTGGTGTTCGGCGCCATTGCGATCCGGCGCCAGGGCATCTACTTCGCCATGATCACGCTGGCGTTGTCGCAACTGGTGTACTTCATCGCGGTGCAGGCGGGCTTCACCGGCGGCGAGGACGGCCTGCAGAGCGTGCCGCGCGGCAAGCTGTTCGGCCTGTTCGACCTGGACAGCGTGATGCCGATGTACTACTTCACGCTGGCGGTGTTCGCGCTGGGCTACGCCTTCGTGCTGCGGGTGTTGAACTCGCCGTTCGGCGAGGTGATCCGTTCCGTGCGCGACAACGAGCAGCGTGCCCGCTCGCTGGGCTATTCGACTTCGCGCTACAAGCTGCTGGCCTTCACGCTGTCGGCCGCGGTCGCGGGGCTGGCCGGCGGGCTCAAGGTGCTGGTGTTCGGCGTGGCTTCGCTGACCGACGTGCATTGGCACGCCAACGGCGAAGTGGTGCTGATGGCGCTGCTGGGAGGCATCGGCACGGTGTTCGGGCCGCTTGCCGGCGCCTTCACCTTCGTCTCGCTGCAGAATTACCTGGCGCCGCTGGGTTCCTGGGTCTTAATCGTGCAAGGCGCCATTTTCATCCTCTGCGTCCTGCTGTTCCGCGACGGCATCATGGGACTGGTGTCCCGGGCCTGGCTGGCCGTCGCCCGTTCGAAAAAGGAGTCCTGA